In Bactrocera oleae isolate idBacOlea1 chromosome 3, idBacOlea1, whole genome shotgun sequence, a genomic segment contains:
- the mbm gene encoding protein mushroom body miniature isoform X2 codes for MRSHHDSQERNGRGCGRERRGGKPKFGGETHKNDVNWYEERRNAQLLQADEQNQDYLPSSALQVSTTSNLPQTIPLVAPPPTLSTTLKNLSHDEVSKECNLENKKDVLKYIKQEKTEVEKDNRILKQTHKPASSSSSSSESSESEDEELPSKASQNIVKNNTIKVKQEALGKQPQKINTEQSTSDSSSEDRKISDKTSTKSNMIMEKGPKIAKKQSKKKHSSEEDLICLGKLERNFVIEDDVSEETEVSSKNRSGMTNNQCLICDKPGHSAFECQMICKNCSAPYHSMKSCPKPANLSTMLQSYMEFCIGQMSQFNPEKKFTMPPNICVSESSLAQIKSQLTTVQNKKVKRLQTKSENSLKKATKRRHRYASKSSDDEKDDVENKTGTETSESESESDSSEKLTATKVKKRRTKMPSPMKTPKFHNTFVPPFSSFPAFGAAAAAYNPLLLSQLMNSGGFGAADKLIFQ; via the exons ATGCGGTCTCATCATGATTCGCAAGAACGCAATGGACGTGGCTGTGGTCGAGAAAGGCGCGGTGGAAAGCCAAAATTTGGAGGTGAGACTCATAAAAATGATGTAAATTGGTATGAAGAACGGAGAAATGCTCAGTTACTACAAGCCGATGAACAAAATCAAGATTATTTGCCTTCATCGGCTTTGCAAGTGTCTACCACAAGTAATTTACCACAAACAATACCATTAGTTGCTCCACCTCCCACACTTTCAACAACTTTAAAAAACCTTTCTCATGATGAAGTTTCAAAAGAGTGTAATCTGGAAAACAAGAAAGATGTTTTAAAGtacataaaacaagaaaaaactgaGGTAGAAAAGGATAATcgtattttaaaacaaacacataaacCTGCAAGTTCTTCCAGTTCTTCTTCAGAATCTTCTGAAAGTGAAGATGAGGAGCTACCAAGCAAAGCATcacaaaatatagttaaaaataacaccataaaagtaaaacaagaaGCACTGGGTAAACAAccacaaaaaataaacacagaACAGTCAACTTCTGATTCTTCTTCAGAGGATAGGAAAATAAGTGATAAAACCAGTACTAAGTCCAATATGATCATGGAGAAAGGaccaaaaattgcaaaaaaacaatCCAAGAAGAAGCACTCATCCGAGGAGGACTTAATATGCCTTGGGAAATTGGAAAGAAATTTTGTAATCGAAGATGATGTATCAGAAGAGACGGAAGTTTCATCAAAAAATAGATCCGGGATGACCAATAACCAATGCTTAATATGTGATAAGCcg GGTCACTCTGCTTTTGAATGTCAAATGATTTGTAAAAACTGCTCTGCACCGTATCATAGTATGAAAAGTTGCCCCAAACCAGCAAACCTCAGCACTATGCTTCAATCTTACATGGAATTCTGTATTGGTCAAATGAGTCAGTTCAATCCCGAAAAAAAGTTCACCATGCCCCCAAATATTTGTGTCAGTGAAAGCTCCTTGGCGCAAATCAAGTCACAGCTAACTACTGTACAAAATAAAAAGGTCAAAAGGCTGCAGACAAAATCGGAGAATTCGCTAAAGAAGGCTACAAAACGTAGACACAGATACGCTTCTAAATCTAGTGATGATGAAAAGGATGACGTAGAGAATAAAACAGGGACAGAAACATCTGAATCGGAATCAGAAAGTGATTCAAGCGAAAAACTAACGGctacaaaagtaaaaaagaggCGCACAAAGATGCCTAGTCCGATGAAGACTCCTAAATTCCACAATACATTTGTGCCACCATTTTCATCGTTTCCTGCTTTTGGtgcagctgctgctgcttaCAATCCACTACTCTTAAGTCAACTTATGAACAGCGGGGGCTTTGGTGCCGCTGACAAActgatttttcaataa
- the mbm gene encoding protein mushroom body miniature isoform X1, with protein sequence MSRKPNNFRRGGGSSVNRRFGGTRSLGNYNRSGNRKDGHAENRRSGSWGGGNIYWSYKESSNNNNNFGFISNSKLNNQEDGFQKFRDPNALEQHNSNMRSHHDSQERNGRGCGRERRGGKPKFGGETHKNDVNWYEERRNAQLLQADEQNQDYLPSSALQVSTTSNLPQTIPLVAPPPTLSTTLKNLSHDEVSKECNLENKKDVLKYIKQEKTEVEKDNRILKQTHKPASSSSSSSESSESEDEELPSKASQNIVKNNTIKVKQEALGKQPQKINTEQSTSDSSSEDRKISDKTSTKSNMIMEKGPKIAKKQSKKKHSSEEDLICLGKLERNFVIEDDVSEETEVSSKNRSGMTNNQCLICDKPGHSAFECQMICKNCSAPYHSMKSCPKPANLSTMLQSYMEFCIGQMSQFNPEKKFTMPPNICVSESSLAQIKSQLTTVQNKKVKRLQTKSENSLKKATKRRHRYASKSSDDEKDDVENKTGTETSESESESDSSEKLTATKVKKRRTKMPSPMKTPKFHNTFVPPFSSFPAFGAAAAAYNPLLLSQLMNSGGFGAADKLIFQ encoded by the exons ATGAGCagaaaaccaaataattttCGCCGAGGTGGAGGTAGTAGTGTTAATCGACGTTTTGGTGGTACGAGGTCCTTAGGTAACTATAATAGAAGCGGTAATCGTAAGGATGGACATGCAGAAAACCGCCGTTCCGGTAGCTGGGGAGGCGGTAATATTTATTGGTCTTATAAAGAaagtagcaacaataacaataactttGGGTTTATTAGCAATTCAAAGCTAAATAATCAAGAAGACGGCTTTCAAAAGTTTCGTGATCCAAATGCATTAGAACAACATAATAGTAATATGCGGTCTCATCATGATTCGCAAGAACGCAATGGACGTGGCTGTGGTCGAGAAAGGCGCGGTGGAAAGCCAAAATTTGGAGGTGAGACTCATAAAAATGATGTAAATTGGTATGAAGAACGGAGAAATGCTCAGTTACTACAAGCCGATGAACAAAATCAAGATTATTTGCCTTCATCGGCTTTGCAAGTGTCTACCACAAGTAATTTACCACAAACAATACCATTAGTTGCTCCACCTCCCACACTTTCAACAACTTTAAAAAACCTTTCTCATGATGAAGTTTCAAAAGAGTGTAATCTGGAAAACAAGAAAGATGTTTTAAAGtacataaaacaagaaaaaactgaGGTAGAAAAGGATAATcgtattttaaaacaaacacataaacCTGCAAGTTCTTCCAGTTCTTCTTCAGAATCTTCTGAAAGTGAAGATGAGGAGCTACCAAGCAAAGCATcacaaaatatagttaaaaataacaccataaaagtaaaacaagaaGCACTGGGTAAACAAccacaaaaaataaacacagaACAGTCAACTTCTGATTCTTCTTCAGAGGATAGGAAAATAAGTGATAAAACCAGTACTAAGTCCAATATGATCATGGAGAAAGGaccaaaaattgcaaaaaaacaatCCAAGAAGAAGCACTCATCCGAGGAGGACTTAATATGCCTTGGGAAATTGGAAAGAAATTTTGTAATCGAAGATGATGTATCAGAAGAGACGGAAGTTTCATCAAAAAATAGATCCGGGATGACCAATAACCAATGCTTAATATGTGATAAGCcg GGTCACTCTGCTTTTGAATGTCAAATGATTTGTAAAAACTGCTCTGCACCGTATCATAGTATGAAAAGTTGCCCCAAACCAGCAAACCTCAGCACTATGCTTCAATCTTACATGGAATTCTGTATTGGTCAAATGAGTCAGTTCAATCCCGAAAAAAAGTTCACCATGCCCCCAAATATTTGTGTCAGTGAAAGCTCCTTGGCGCAAATCAAGTCACAGCTAACTACTGTACAAAATAAAAAGGTCAAAAGGCTGCAGACAAAATCGGAGAATTCGCTAAAGAAGGCTACAAAACGTAGACACAGATACGCTTCTAAATCTAGTGATGATGAAAAGGATGACGTAGAGAATAAAACAGGGACAGAAACATCTGAATCGGAATCAGAAAGTGATTCAAGCGAAAAACTAACGGctacaaaagtaaaaaagaggCGCACAAAGATGCCTAGTCCGATGAAGACTCCTAAATTCCACAATACATTTGTGCCACCATTTTCATCGTTTCCTGCTTTTGGtgcagctgctgctgcttaCAATCCACTACTCTTAAGTCAACTTATGAACAGCGGGGGCTTTGGTGCCGCTGACAAActgatttttcaataa